The genomic region ATTTGTAATGTTTTTCAATAGAGCATTCTCCTACACTCATGTGCCTTGTTCTTGGTAAAAAAAGTTTTTACCTATTTGAATTAAAGATCATGTCACTACTTCATATAATATACTTGGTAACTAGATCCCATAACCTATAACCATATGTTTCTTCTGAATATATAGTGAAGATACACCCTATAAACTTCACATCAAGCTTCATTTGATTTTCTTGTGGGACATGAATGAATTATTCACACATCAAGACTCATGAATAATTATTACAAATATTCTTAACAAACCACTTCTCTTTAGGAAATCCAAAATCTAAATCAGTGGATGGTCCTTTATTCTATTATATTGATAGCCTTACCCTATAAGTATTTTACTAGTTCTCCATTTGATAGCATGCTATGTTCTCTTCCCAAAATGGTTATATTTAATTTTTCTATTGGATTGCTCTCTTGTGGTGTAAGAAGAATAATCTTTATTCTCTAAAGGCTATTCTTCGCACAATATTATTCTGATTTTTTCAAACAATAATCATCCCCATTCTCAAATTTCGAACACTTAATTTTACTGCCAATTTACTTTCATACAagatttttgaatattttgaacatACCAAGAActtcatatttcttctttatcATGTAAAACCAAACACTCCTAGTGTAGTAATGAAAAGAAGGTAGCAAAATAAGTTGACCTATCAATAGATGCTACCTCTTAGGGGCCAATGACATTTGAATGCACCAACTCCAATGTCATAAATTATTGTCATGTTCCTTGGTAAAAAATATTTCCCTGCTCTATTTTCCATGCAATTTTGATCACACAACTCCATATCTACTACTTCTAAACATAGAAGAAAGTAACCCCTTCACAAGATTTCAAGGCTCTTCTTACTCATGTCACCAAGCCTTTTATGTGAAAACTCTCTTATGCTAATTAGGTCTACCATTATAGCTCGCACTTTGTTCTAACCCTTAATAACAACTATACTAGATTTAAATCTAGTAATCATCAATGGTCATTTTCATACCTTCTACACACTTGCCTCAAATGTAACACTATGTAGCACTACATCTGAGTGAATCCAACTACCCAACTTGGATAAGGTTTCTTTTAAGATGATGGACATTTCTAACATTatttaacaaaaaaattgttaaGGATTAAAAGGGCTTCAAATTGTACCTTATAGATTTCTAAATTCTATCCTAAGATTTTGTCAATCCTCCATTTGTTTGTCTCCtccattttgtcattttatctaaacaattttttcAATTCCCTTTTGACTCTGATACAAAATGTTAGATTTATGTCAGATTTTAGACAGAGTTAATAAACACCCAATATTTGCATAAATATAAACAAAATACAGATTAACAAAGCAGCACATAAATTTTACGTGATTAGCCCGAAATAACATCATCTAGAAGAAAGTGGATTTATCTATTTTATTGATTAATTACAACAATACAAATCGCTGTATTAAAAAAACAAGTATATGAATTAAGTTGTATCTGTAACAGATGCGACATAATTCATATATTAGACTTGCGTCCAAAACTTTTGCTCTCCACATCCGAAAAAACACAGATTTGTTTATTCATATTCTGGCGATGATACATGACAATTTTCGTCTGTACTTTTGATATTCTTTGACCTAAATTTCTAGGCTACTGTAATTTTTAAGAATAACTAATAACCTCTGTTTCGATATCACTGTTCAGCAAATAAGTCACAATAAAATCGTTTTAGTACTTAACGTAATTATAAATTATTCTATGATTAGAAGATTATCTATGTTCAAATATTTACTGACAAAGAAACCTAAATAAACTGAAAACCAAAAAAAGTTAAATCATAAAGATTAATATTTTCATACGCGACGAGATCACAAATTACATTTGCAGTTGAATGAAGACAGCGCACACAGAGGAAGAGGAACGGGAAATCGCAGAAACAGAGCAAACAGAAAAAGAAGAGGGTTACAATTATTtacagaggaagaagaagaggaaatcgCAGAAACAGAGCAAACAGAAGAAGAAGAGGGTGACGATTCTTTACAGCGAATCACACTTAGTGGGCTTGAAAGAAAGCGTGTTCTTAGCATTATTGTAAAGGATATGGAAGTTTTGCTGCTGTATGTTTCCGAAAATGGAAGGAAGATTCTCCGATGGTTCGCCCAACATCGCCAAGCACAAGAGATTTTCAGATATCTGAATGAAAACGTTGTCTAATGGAAGCTCATAATCCACGCCGCCTTTGAAGTTGAAGACCAGGGTTGGCAAGGTGACCTCGCTGGATGATGTGCCGTAACAAAGATCCAACCCCGTAGAAGAGCCGTCTACTGGAGTGAGATCAATGGTGGACTGAATTGCATCCTTCATAGGAGAGTACGCAGCATCGTCCAGAAAGGTAATAGTGGTTCCGGAGTCAATGATCATACCACCGCTGCCGTCCGGTTGAAGATCAAAAGTTCCAGGAGGAATATCTACTGCCTTACCATTGAGGGTGATTCCTGTAATGGGAATGTACCAGAAAGTGGGAATGATACTGCTCTTTATGAGTGACATAGACTTCGCTCCACTCAAGGAAGCACCCTCGCCGAAAAAGAGAGGGCTGGTTTGTGAAGAAGAGTCGGTGATGGGCAAAAGACAGTAAGAGAACATGTTCTCTGCTTTGGAACCGAGCTGTGTGACAAGGGAGAGACCACCTCTTCCCAGTCCCACAAGACCACCACCCTGGGAAAATCCTTGTCCTTCGTTGTCATGTCCGCATCCAAATGCAATTCCTTTAACCTTGCTACTCCCAATTGACAATGTCTCGTAAGCCAAGTCACCGCTGGTAAAGGAACCATCGCCATACTGATACATAAAGGTACAATCTGGATCGCATCCAGTTTGTGTACTTCCCAAGGCGTCACAAATAGAATCACTGCAGGGAACTGTGGAAAATGTAGATGATTTGGAGGGGTCGAAGATTGGCGTAGGCTGAGAGAAGCAGTCCTCGCAAGGCTTGCACTGAGTCCAAATCAGATCACTCCCCGTGTCCACAATTGCTTCGAAGCTCACAGAGGGCGTTCCAACTCCAACGTTCATCAGAAACTCTCCATCCCCTACTTCAACGGGTGTTTCAGCATCTAGTCGCCCTGTAATCTGCTGCTTTGTAAATGCCTCTATCTTCTTCATTCGTCCCTTACTTCGGTCCACAGCCAAACGCAATCTATCAGAGAAACCCAACTCGCTCTCTGATCTGCGCGTCATATTCACCCTCAATTTAATATTTTCATCGCTGCTAAATTTCGGCCAAGCACTAAACTGTCTGTCCGAAGAGCATGATATCATGGGAATAGTAAAGCATATCAAGGCCACAAAACCCAACAGCTTTGAATACTCCATTTCTCTTTTTGATTTCTAAAGCTGGAAACCGTTCTCTGCTTTCATCTACTCGCCTCCATACCATATATATAGATAGAAACATCCAGTCTGATTGAAGTAGTTTATTCCTCCTTTTAACAGATTATCCTATTTACACAAATAAAAAGATTCGTCCTCTTGTTCGGATGTGCTTGATTGGacgaattaatttttattttatttttttctctctctgtGCCGATCTCATCTCATCAATTTTTCTAAAATAGACTACAGAAATTATAAATAAATTCACTTAGTGGTTCCGTGCAGTCGACCGTTTGATTAAATTTCTGCCGGCTTTTGAATCTGATGGACCCATTTAGATTGAAATTCGAAAACGAGCTGTGAACGAGTAGTGGTTAATTTGTGTTGGTGTacctttatattattattttctctCAATCAAAATATCggttcaaaaatgcaaaatcctcAGCCAACCATCCATAAGGGTGTTACAATCTCAAGAATAATCTTAACAATCTAAAGATTTACACCTACATTAAGGTTTTCATATCATAAACTAAATTggatttatataatatatttaattgaaTATGATATTGCATTAGAATTTTCTATAGAAGAATCATAAATTCTTAACTATTAATCATTAAAAAGTTATACCACAATAGAAATCAAGAAAAATCAACTATTGAAAAGTGTTCATATTTTAAATTTTACAAAAGATTTCATCATCTAACTAGCACATTAAAGAAAACACACCAAACTACCTTGCAATCTCATTACatcataaaaaatatcataagAGTTCCCAAGGTTAGCTTTCAAATTAATTTGTATAAAAAGCATTATGTTCATGATGAGCACTAATAGAATGTACCAATCCTATACTTGTATTAACATTAAAGTTGAACTAAGTTCTTTGTTATAAACATTAAAGTTGAACTAAGTTCTTTGTTATAAGAGATAGACTAATTGTCTCATAAAACTTTGTCAGGACAAATGAACTATAGGTCCACCACTAGCCGACCAAGACACTATTGGTAGATATAATTTCCACCATTGAAGTCAAGCTCAGTCATTGAGACAAAAGCTTCTACACTCGACTGTAGTCATCTACGACCGCCCACGTTGATCTTGCCCGATCTTCTCAACTACCCATATTAAATATCATAGGTAACTCTATGACCATCATTTAATATGTATTGCTCTATAAATTCAATGCTAAGGGCCTGAATTCCTCATAGCTCATTTTTGTGTTTCTCCTTTGTACAAGATTTCTTccatggtattagagccaatggATGATAATCTTGAGGATCCTTAAGAGCCAAAAGAGTCTGGTGAAGTGTATGCCAAAACAATCTTAAGGGAATGTTGATGTTTGAAGCCATTGATTAAAGCAAGTGCTAGTCTGAAACTATTTTACCAATTGAATGGAGTTTCCAGTGTTTGAatgattgttgtttattttgtGTTCATGTGTCAGCCTCCTCCATGAAAGGAGAAGATTGTAGCATTTGAAAAGCTTGTAGATCTTTGGCCTATGATTTGTAGATATTCTACCACTACCAAGGAGGAAGGTTTAAAGTCATAAAAGATTGAAGTGATTGTTGAGTTGCTGCCAAATGGAAAGAACGAAAATTCAAGTAGTTCTTGTAGTCACCTTTTTGAAGGACAACTGTGTGAAGGCCACTATAGAGGTGTAAAGATCATTGCAGAGAAGAGGATATCATTATACTTGAAGTGAAAAGAGCCAAAGGGAATAAATAAGCCTCTGCCAAAATCATATCATAGTTTGGGAGGTTGTTGAAGTAGCCCAAGGAGAATTTGTAAACTAAAAGAAAGAAATTGTAGCTACCAATCAAGGCTTATGCTCCTAGAAGAAGGAAGTTTCTATTGGCTAGATGAAATAATTGAAAATAAGGTGATGGCATAGTCGAAATGAAGAAGCCAATCAAAGTTAGATGGAAATGAAAGATCATGTGGACACAACATAGAGGCAGAGTCAAGTCATGAGGAAATGCTACAAAATTTGAGATCATAGGTGTGTAAGCTGAGGTTGTCATTTGAACAGTAGCCAGCAAGGGTTTAAGAAGGCCATTGAAGCTAAGAATCCACAGCTAGGAATTTATTAGAGTTTAGGGAATCATTGAAAGAAGTGGTTGTTGTTGATATGTAATTAGAGGCAGTCAAAGCTGCCAAGGAAAAATGAACATGCAAAGATTGGTAAAAGTTGAATGTACCAACAAGGATCTTAGATATGTGAAGATAGACTACAGTACGTCAATGGAGTataacaatcaaataaaaaatattttgatcgGAGGTGATAAATATATAGAAGTTTGAGTAAATCTATAAGAGCCaatcatagttgaagaaggaagaCTCGAGAAAAATAGGTAAAGAAAATATCCCTATATTATTGCTGATGTAAATGGGCATGGGTAGTTTTTTAGTAAATGTTTGATTGTGAGAAACCTTTGTTTAGAAGTAAAACAACAAATACTTGATTTTTTGTAAGGGTTGCATTATCGGTTTTACCTGACAACTCAGATATTTTTTATTTAACATATTGATGAACCATGTAGATGAAAAGGATTCCTATAGGACTAATGAGCATGATGGATGTGctagcattgagttgtcattgatgtcaaccagtatagaaggGCTACTAGTATAGGAGATGTATGGGCAACACTGTCAGGGATACAtaaaggatgagatatctttgatatcaccttgtgttgaaaTGCACCAGTAAGTTAAAGGAGAGAATGTCATTTAGTATAATGACCTTTGGAGTCATTGCtatacaagttagtgtttgacttgtgtggaagagatGGACAGGTTATAGATACAGTCTGTCACTGGAAACGAGaatatgtcaactagtaagtgatgcgttgacatggagaagataaatcaaccaaTTGAGTGGTTGTCAACCGACAAAATTATGACCAGTGTACATGCAGGATGACCAAGGTGCATAAGTGCAGGGATGTGCACCAGATAAGTCAGGTAGACATGATGGGTTGGTGGTACAgaaaaggaaggatatgtttgtcactttggaAAACATGTTAAATAGCATAACCAATTCAGTAGGGAAGAAAAAGAAAAGTATAGAAGGGATGAGTTTATCACCTTGACAAATCGGCTGAGATGATCTTCACATTGATCATGGTGAAAGGCATAATAGTAGCTGTAGAGAGAAAGTGCAACCAGTgtgtagatgccttagatggaatcagttgaaggttgatgtcatggtgtcatcaggatggctaccgATGAGCATGAGAACtagtaaggaagcaaagaggctaagtgatgtgatCATACCTGATTAGGATGAGCATGTTATGGATAGGCATGTCTAGTGACCGATTAAGGTGTTACACCGACATAATAGGAAAGTGTAGACATGAAGGCAATCAGCAAAGGTGCTCCATCGAAAGAGAAGACAAGTGCAAGGTAATGGAAGATTGATTAGGGTATAACCAGTAGGGTTAGAGAGCCGGTAGATGAACCCAGTAATAGAAttggttggtgatcttgtttgAACCGACATAGATGTCCAAAataaggtggatgtcaacaaaggtGCCACATAgagtcaaggtggtggacatgCATGCAATGGTAGATGGAGTGCACACCGACAAAGTTGTTATAGAGTTGGTTGATATTAATTATAGACTCCGTAAATCATCAAAGGTGTTGCAGAGGTGTGTGGCTCGAGAAAGGTCAAACAGAGGTGATTGACAGGATGCATCGATCGATGAAGAGTGTCTAGATGTAGAATGAGGTTTGTGATGCAATTtgcagaaccatttatggtgattgatcttgtttCTTGCCAAATGACTAACTGTGTTTTCTAAACATaacaaatgtgtattggaaggcacgttaatggAGGTGATGTGAAGATAGTTGTCTTGTATCTCAGATCGAATGAGATAtgattggattcgatgtgcctagtgattagtggaagaaaccctaaggtgCCATGTTTGAATGTTACTTTTGGTGGGAAAGCCTGAATACAAATATGTAGGTCAAAGATAGATTAGAGAATTCCTCAGAGAGATATGTTGTCTAGTGATGCACAAGGTCGAAGAGAGAAGTAGATGAAGTGTGATATCTATAGAGGATCATAGAGATTGACCAGTAGGGAGACAACTAGTAATAGGTTTTGCTGAAGGTTCAATCGGTGAGGTTAAAGAAACTGGTAGAACATAGTACCGGTGGAGAGTGGCAGAGCAGTTGAGAGAAGAGGCAAATAGGAGACAAAAACAACAAAGAGAGAAccaatagagaaggagaagaggatgaATCGATAAGGTTGCATCAGGGGATAGGTTTGCAACTGAGAGGTGAGTAGAGAACCTGCAGAGCATTGGAGAGAGGAGAATCggtagagagatttgcagaagagttaaaaaatccatttgtaacaagactattactaTTGTATTTGAATATACTCATTGTAGACCACTGAGTTGAAGCtcgatgtaggggttgtagctcattGGGtcagtgccctaaatcaggggttcaTGTTCCTGCCCTAAATCAAGCATTGGTgctacttgggttggtgccctaaacattgtaattagagattcattgtgaggctacattggagcagtagactccagcagcatttctcactcaggtttttcccatcttgggttttcctcatatatgctggtgttatgtgatgtccctttatgtttGAATACATTcatgattagtctccccactaactggtaattCTGCATTGAGTTAGTTCTgataaccagtatacacacataggatagttaaagtgAAAAGAAGGAGAACTACCgattcaccccactctcagtaGTGCAGTGTGTCTAATAGGATGGTTACCCATGTGACTCAGTAGATGGATTCAATAATCATGCAAGTACCAAAGAAGAAGCATAAAAGTATGTGTATAAAATTCAAAGGGATATCAAAAAGTGTGTGGATTATAAATTACTTTCCCCATCATGAGAGGTTCATGGTTATCTGAAACCATTTGTAAATTTTGTGGTCATCTATAACCACTTGTACGTGAGGTTTGTGATTATCTAAAACCACTTGTATGTGAAGTTGGTGGTCATCTAAGACCACTTGTATTTGAGGTTTGTGGTAAGCCGAAACCACTTGTATTTGAGGTTCATCGTAACCTGGAACAACTT from Cryptomeria japonica chromosome 3, Sugi_1.0, whole genome shotgun sequence harbors:
- the LOC131027826 gene encoding aspartic proteinase nepenthesin-2-like, yielding MEYSKLLGFVALICFTIPMISCSSDRQFSAWPKFSSDENIKLRVNMTRRSESELGFSDRLRLAVDRSKGRMKKIEAFTKQQITGRLDAETPVEVGDGEFLMNVGVGTPSVSFEAIVDTGSDLIWTQCKPCEDCFSQPTPIFDPSKSSTFSTVPCSDSICDALGSTQTGCDPDCTFMYQYGDGSFTSGDLAYETLSIGSSKVKGIAFGCGHDNEGQGFSQGGGLVGLGRGGLSLVTQLGSKAENMFSYCLLPITDSSSQTSPLFFGEGASLSGAKSMSLIKSSIIPTFWYIPITGITLNGKAVDIPPGTFDLQPDGSGGMIIDSGTTITFLDDAAYSPMKDAIQSTIDLTPVDGSSTGLDLCYGTSSSEVTLPTLVFNFKGGVDYELPLDNVFIQISENLLCLAMLGEPSENLPSIFGNIQQQNFHILYNNAKNTLSFKPTKCDSL